From a single Acidobacteriota bacterium genomic region:
- a CDS encoding S46 family peptidase, whose translation MKKFSALLIILSFLICVPVHRADEGMWTFDNPPLKQWKEKYNFTPSAEWLEHLRLSSPRIGNIGSGAFVSGDGLIVTNHHVALNSIQKLSTKERDLVHDGFYAATKAEELKCQDLEINVLVSYEEVTKRVQSAVKSGASDKEANEQRKAAAAQIEKESTQQANGLKCEVISFYNGGEYWLYRFKRYNDIRLVCAPEEQIAFFGGDYDNFTFPRHDLDFAFLRAYENGQPAKTPHFLKWSEKGPSEGEFVIVSGYPGSTARLLTLDQIKYQRDAGNVYQKQIWETRLRALEEYAKRGAEPARQAGDAIRSLNNSLKRLAGQQEGLANPRLMAKKEEEEKALRSEVAKRADLQKAYGTAWLEVSAAYRALPVPARRRAFSVIDVVRLGDIASKIVRYTTEVQKPNDKRYDEYRDNRLESFKFSLFSTAPIYKDLEEAVLTAWLEEGVKTLTANDPFIKAALNGQTPAEAARKAVQGTKLDDVAVRKALIEGGADAVAKSDDPMIILARNVEPIIRELRAWYEENILSVESSAGEKIAKARFAVYGKTIPPDANFNLRLAYGSVIGYEEDTTLVPYKTTFFGLYDRALSFNEKAPYNLPERYKARKDKVNLATPLNFVYSADTIGGNSGSPVINRNGELVGLNFDSNIQKLSNRYWYIEESEGSRAVGVHSAGILEALQKIYDASALVKELTGN comes from the coding sequence ATGAAAAAATTTTCAGCCCTTTTAATCATCCTCTCGTTTTTAATTTGTGTTCCGGTTCATCGCGCCGATGAAGGAATGTGGACGTTTGATAATCCACCGCTCAAACAGTGGAAAGAGAAATACAATTTCACGCCATCTGCCGAATGGCTCGAACACCTTCGATTATCATCGCCGCGCATCGGCAATATCGGTTCGGGCGCTTTCGTATCGGGTGACGGCTTGATTGTCACCAATCACCACGTCGCTTTGAATTCGATTCAAAAACTTTCAACCAAAGAGCGCGACCTCGTACATGATGGCTTTTATGCAGCAACCAAAGCTGAAGAACTCAAGTGTCAAGACCTCGAAATCAATGTTTTGGTTTCTTATGAAGAGGTAACCAAGCGCGTGCAATCGGCGGTGAAATCGGGGGCAAGCGATAAAGAAGCCAATGAACAGCGCAAAGCCGCCGCCGCGCAAATCGAAAAGGAATCCACGCAACAAGCCAATGGTCTGAAATGCGAAGTGATTTCGTTTTATAACGGCGGCGAATACTGGCTCTATCGTTTCAAACGCTACAACGATATTCGATTGGTTTGCGCGCCCGAAGAACAGATTGCTTTTTTTGGCGGCGATTATGACAACTTCACTTTCCCGCGTCACGATTTGGATTTTGCCTTTCTTCGCGCTTATGAAAACGGGCAACCGGCAAAGACGCCGCACTTTTTGAAATGGTCGGAAAAGGGTCCAAGCGAAGGTGAATTCGTCATCGTTTCCGGTTATCCGGGTTCGACGGCGCGACTGCTGACCCTTGACCAGATTAAATATCAACGCGATGCCGGTAATGTTTATCAAAAACAGATTTGGGAAACCCGACTGCGCGCCCTTGAAGAATATGCCAAACGCGGCGCGGAACCGGCGCGACAGGCGGGCGACGCGATTCGTTCACTCAACAATTCGCTCAAGCGACTCGCAGGTCAACAGGAAGGCTTGGCTAATCCGCGTTTGATGGCGAAAAAAGAGGAAGAAGAAAAAGCCCTGCGTTCGGAAGTTGCCAAACGCGCCGATTTACAAAAAGCTTATGGCACTGCATGGCTTGAAGTTTCTGCGGCTTACCGCGCCTTGCCTGTGCCTGCTCGTCGCCGCGCCTTTTCGGTGATTGATGTGGTGCGCCTCGGTGACATCGCTTCAAAGATTGTTCGTTATACAACCGAGGTACAAAAACCCAACGACAAACGCTATGACGAATATCGTGACAATCGCCTCGAATCGTTTAAATTCAGTCTGTTTTCAACTGCGCCGATTTATAAAGACCTGGAAGAGGCAGTTTTAACCGCGTGGCTCGAAGAAGGCGTAAAGACGCTCACCGCCAACGACCCGTTTATTAAAGCGGCGCTCAATGGACAGACGCCCGCTGAAGCAGCGCGTAAAGCCGTGCAGGGCACGAAGCTTGATGATGTTGCGGTTCGCAAAGCTTTGATTGAAGGTGGAGCCGATGCGGTTGCGAAATCCGACGACCCGATGATTATTTTGGCGCGCAATGTCGAGCCGATTATTCGCGAACTTCGCGCCTGGTACGAAGAAAATATTTTAAGCGTTGAAAGCAGTGCCGGTGAAAAAATCGCCAAAGCGCGTTTTGCGGTTTACGGCAAAACCATTCCGCCCGATGCCAATTTCAATTTGCGCCTCGCTTACGGCAGCGTCATCGGCTACGAAGAAGACACCACGCTGGTGCCTTACAAAACCACGTTTTTTGGTTTGTATGACCGGGCTTTGAGTTTCAACGAAAAAGCGCCCTACAATTTGCCGGAGCGTTACAAAGCGCGCAAAGACAAAGTCAATTTGGCGACCCCGCTGAACTTCGTTTACTCCGCCGACACGATTGGCGGCAATTCCGGTTCGCCGGTGATTAACCGCAACGGGGAACTCGTGGGACTCAATTTCGACAGCAACATTCAGAAATTATCGAATCGCTACTGGTACATCGAAGAGTCGGAAGGTTCGCGGGCGGTCGGCGTCCATAGCGCAGGCATTCTTGAAGCCCTGCAAAAAATCTATGACGCCAGCGCGCTCGTCAAAGAATTGACCGGCAACTGA
- a CDS encoding ABC transporter permease → MNDLQYIFRAISAEVLKLKRTLALRMAFVAPLVVAVLIFFVYHQRKGITLAGGELWVRFNQEVIALWTLLMLPMFITLETALLGGLENSEKNWKHLFALPIPRTTIYAAKLTAALALIGLSTVVLFLCMTSAGLVLGLLKPDYQLAFSNIPWSQIFRPYYLTYLCAWLMIAIQIWVSVRWQSFTVALATGISATVMGYVLINSEKWGRIYPYTLPMNVLINNGNITRALLISLIGCVIASAVGAIEFTRRDVA, encoded by the coding sequence ATGAATGATTTGCAATACATTTTTCGAGCAATCAGCGCAGAGGTTTTAAAACTCAAACGCACACTGGCACTGAGAATGGCCTTCGTTGCGCCCCTGGTGGTCGCGGTGCTGATCTTTTTTGTTTACCACCAGCGTAAAGGCATCACCCTTGCGGGCGGCGAACTCTGGGTGAGATTCAATCAGGAGGTTATCGCGCTCTGGACGCTGTTGATGCTGCCGATGTTCATTACACTCGAAACGGCGCTGCTTGGCGGGCTGGAAAATTCCGAAAAGAATTGGAAGCATCTGTTTGCGTTGCCGATTCCGCGCACCACGATTTATGCGGCCAAACTGACTGCAGCTCTCGCGCTGATTGGGCTGAGCACTGTAGTGCTTTTTCTTTGTATGACGAGCGCCGGCCTGGTGCTTGGATTGTTAAAGCCCGATTATCAACTCGCCTTTTCAAACATTCCCTGGTCGCAGATTTTTCGTCCTTACTATTTAACCTATCTCTGTGCCTGGCTGATGATTGCCATACAGATTTGGGTGAGTGTGCGCTGGCAGAGTTTCACGGTCGCCCTGGCCACAGGCATTTCGGCGACTGTGATGGGTTATGTTTTGATTAACTCGGAAAAATGGGGAAGGATTTATCCATACACATTGCCTATGAATGTATTAATCAATAACGGCAACATCACGCGTGCCTTGCTCATCAGCCTGATAGGTTGTGTGATCGCTTCAGCGGTTGGGGCAATTGAATTCACGCGCCGCGATGTTGCCTGA
- a CDS encoding ATP-binding cassette domain-containing protein: MQGLAIETSRLARRYGNLIAVEDLNLRVERGSIYGFLGPNGAGKTTTIRMLLGLIRPNQGDVRLLNESLGKNRLLVLARVGSLVETPSLYSHLTGRENLEVTRRLRGVSRKQIDRVLAIVNLEKDADRKAREYSLGMRQRLGLALALLGDPDLLILDEPTNGLDPAGIHEMRELIRRLPSEHEITVFLSSHLLSEVEQMATHIGIIQKGKLLFEGRLEQLQARMQEHLEIELNQPEEAAQLLTGHGFAVQRNGTQKIYVQAKGRAAAANINSLLVRQGFEVSRLSIERPSLEETFLQMTKE; the protein is encoded by the coding sequence ATGCAAGGACTCGCCATCGAAACGTCGCGCCTCGCGAGGCGCTATGGAAATCTCATTGCCGTCGAAGACCTCAACCTGCGCGTCGAGCGCGGCAGCATTTATGGTTTCTTAGGCCCAAACGGCGCCGGTAAAACCACCACCATTCGCATGCTTCTTGGCCTGATTCGCCCCAACCAGGGCGATGTGCGATTACTTAATGAATCGCTCGGCAAAAACCGCCTGTTGGTGCTCGCGCGCGTCGGCTCGCTGGTTGAAACGCCGTCGCTCTATTCGCACCTGACGGGCAGAGAAAATTTGGAAGTAACGCGCAGGCTGCGCGGCGTTAGTCGCAAACAGATTGACCGGGTGCTGGCTATCGTCAATCTCGAAAAGGATGCCGACCGCAAAGCCCGCGAATATTCGCTCGGCATGCGCCAGCGTCTGGGATTGGCGTTGGCATTACTGGGCGACCCGGATTTGTTAATCCTCGATGAACCAACCAACGGCCTCGATCCCGCAGGCATTCACGAAATGCGCGAATTGATTCGTCGCCTGCCATCTGAACACGAAATCACCGTTTTTCTTTCAAGTCATCTTTTAAGCGAAGTCGAACAGATGGCAACTCACATCGGCATTATTCAAAAAGGCAAGCTATTGTTTGAGGGCAGGCTTGAACAGCTTCAGGCAAGAATGCAGGAACATCTTGAAATTGAATTGAACCAACCCGAAGAAGCCGCGCAATTGTTAACCGGACATGGCTTTGCAGTGCAGCGCAACGGCACACAAAAAATTTATGTCCAGGCCAAGGGGCGCGCGGCTGCCGCAAACATTAACAGCCTTTTAGTCAGGCAAGGATTCGAAGTCTCGCGGCTCAGTATCGAACGCCCGTCGCTTGAAGAGACCTTTTTGCAGATGACCAAAGAGTAA